TTTCAATGTACAGAATCGGATACTACCATATTTTGCAAAAATTTACAAGTCCGCCTAAATTTTGTTCAGAAAAATTCAGGCGAGCAGGTTCTAAGAGTCTGCTATGCCTCGGGGAAAATGACATTTATGAGGCGGTCTTTCACAAAGAAGATTTTTGTGGCAGTTCTGCCATTAAAATATTTTTTCAACTTCTCATCTTTCTCTGCGGCATCCTGCGCATCTTTTTCTTCTGTGCCTTTATGAAGGTTGATGGTGCCGCGCACCCTTCCGTTTATCTGCACGACGAGATTGAACATTTCATCTTGCGCAAGCCCCTTCTGATACGCGGGCCATGGCGCAAGATGAATGCTCTTGTTGTAGCCGAGTGATTCGCTCCAGAGCTCTTCCGTTACGAACGGCGCAAAAGGAGCGAGTAGCTTCAGGAATGATTCCCGATATTCCGTAGAAATGTTGTCGGAGTTCTCCATCTCGCGAAAGCAGACCATGAGTGCGCTTATGGCCGTATTGAACTTTAACTGCTCAATATCTTCGCCAACCTTCTTTATGGTCTTGTGTAGAGTTTTTAGAATATTTTTGCTATCTGTCGCGTCTTTCTTGCTTGCCGGCGCGCTTTGATAGAATTTCCAAACGCGATTTAAAAATCGGTTCACGCCATGTATCCCACCCGGGTTCCACGGACCGCCCTGGGAGTAATCTCCCATAAAACAAAGATAGAGGCGCACTGTGTCTGCCCCGAAATTCTTCACAAGGTCGTCGGGGTCAACAACATTGCCCCGCGACTTAGACATTTTTTCTCCATCGGGGCCCAAAATAATACCCTGGTGCCGCAAGGCGGTGAAAGGTTCTCGGAAGGTAAGATGCCCGGCGTCAGCCAGGGCCTTGGTGAAAAACCGGGCGTAGAGCAGGTGCATCACCGTGTGCTCGCTTCCGCCGATGTAGAGGTCTATAGGAAGCCAATGTTTCAATTTTTTTGCAGACGCGAATTCTTTGTCGTTCTTAGGGTCGGCATAACGCAAAAAGTACCATGAAGAGTCCACAAACGTGTCCATGGTATCCGTCTCGCGCTTGGCAATAAGGCCGCACTTGGGACACGTTGTCTTTACGAACGCATCCGAGCGCGCAAGAGGGGATTTGCCGTCTCCCGGCGGATTGTAATCGTCAACGTCCGGCAGGAGAACAGGAAGCTCTTTTTCGGGTACCGGGACAATGCCGCATGATGTGCAATATATGACAGGAATAGGTGCTCCCCAGTATCTTTGGCGCGATACTATCCAGTCATGGAGCTTATAAGTTACCTTCGGACATCCCCAGCCCTCTTTCTCCATCCAGCGAATCATCGCCGGAAGTGCTTTCTCCGTCTCTATGCCGGTAAATTTATCCGAATCCGCCATCCACCCGTTTCCGGTATACGCATGATCTCCGACGGTTTTTTGCCAAATGTCGGTTTCCACATCCCCCATGCCGGGAGCAATGCCTTTAATGACCCAGGTTATCGGTAAGTGAAATTTTTTGGCAAATTCAAGGTCTCGTTCGTCGTGCGCCGGAACGGCCATGATTGTGCCCGTGCCATAGTGCCCCAGTACGTAATCGGATATCCAGATGGGAATTTCTTTTTTTGTAGCCGGATTTATGGCATAGCTTCCGGTGAACGCTCCGGTCTTTTCTCGCTCGGTGCTGGTGCGTTCTATCTCCGTGGCCTTCGCGGCCTGCATAATGTATGCTTCAACGGTTTTTTGTCGTTCCTTTGTTGTCAGATCCTTTACCATCGGGTGCTCCGGCGCAAGCACTAAGTATGTAGCGCCGAATATCGTATCCGGGCGCGTAGTGAATACTTTGATATCCGATCTTTTGTCCTTGATGCCAAATTGTATTTCCGCTCCTTCGGAACGGCCAATCCAATTCCGTTGCACGGTCTTTGTTTTTTCCGGCCAATCGAGCATATCGAGGTCGCGCAAAAGCTCGTCCGCGTATGCGGTTATCTTGAACATCCACTGTTCTACTTTTTTACGAATAACCTCTTCTTTGCACCGTTCGCATCTTCCGTCCACCACTTGTTCGTTGGCAAGCACTGTTTTGCATGATGGACACCAATTTGCGGGTATTTTCGCCCTATAGGCAAGCCCTTTTTTGAATAATTGCAGGAACATCCATTGGGTCCATTTGTAGTATTCGGGATCTGCGGTAATAACCTCGCGCGACCAGTCGTATGACGGTCCCATGCTGTAAAGCTGTTTGCGCATCCGCTCTATATTCGAGTACGTCCAGTCTTTCGGGTGTAATTTTCTTTTTATCGCGGCATTC
The window above is part of the bacterium genome. Proteins encoded here:
- the leuS gene encoding leucine--tRNA ligase, which encodes MKLYNHKKIEEKLQKAWLKDGTYKAADDDSRKKFYHLVMFAYPSGDLHIGHWYNFAPADVVARKKRMEGYNVMSPFGFDAFGLPAENAAIKRKLHPKDWTYSNIERMRKQLYSMGPSYDWSREVITADPEYYKWTQWMFLQLFKKGLAYRAKIPANWCPSCKTVLANEQVVDGRCERCKEEVIRKKVEQWMFKITAYADELLRDLDMLDWPEKTKTVQRNWIGRSEGAEIQFGIKDKRSDIKVFTTRPDTIFGATYLVLAPEHPMVKDLTTKERQKTVEAYIMQAAKATEIERTSTEREKTGAFTGSYAINPATKKEIPIWISDYVLGHYGTGTIMAVPAHDERDLEFAKKFHLPITWVIKGIAPGMGDVETDIWQKTVGDHAYTGNGWMADSDKFTGIETEKALPAMIRWMEKEGWGCPKVTYKLHDWIVSRQRYWGAPIPVIYCTSCGIVPVPEKELPVLLPDVDDYNPPGDGKSPLARSDAFVKTTCPKCGLIAKRETDTMDTFVDSSWYFLRYADPKNDKEFASAKKLKHWLPIDLYIGGSEHTVMHLLYARFFTKALADAGHLTFREPFTALRHQGIILGPDGEKMSKSRGNVVDPDDLVKNFGADTVRLYLCFMGDYSQGGPWNPGGIHGVNRFLNRVWKFYQSAPASKKDATDSKNILKTLHKTIKKVGEDIEQLKFNTAISALMVCFREMENSDNISTEYRESFLKLLAPFAPFVTEELWSESLGYNKSIHLAPWPAYQKGLAQDEMFNLVVQINGRVRGTINLHKGTEEKDAQDAAEKDEKLKKYFNGRTATKIFFVKDRLINVIFPEA